From Anopheles coluzzii chromosome 3, AcolN3, whole genome shotgun sequence, the proteins below share one genomic window:
- the LOC120957902 gene encoding uncharacterized protein LOC120957902: MTPTSTLCVISLWSVSVLILLLGGCDRTAANFITYVDDSGETVPEDYVLDTKHGRKKVRPQDYNDALDRLIADALNQTVPRSNETSSEELGSSSAEQSVACIGSRQPLHIDALDRLTVRKCCPKGQSFHRLSITTCHPMDVHDHITRFTLLARQLNYYGPGCHEYGKYLRYNTSIDKTCVGQRLIFNDRGTQMLLIQNGSLLVTRGDRVEFYDDFCVEETGNMVLAAHICDAPGGSHGDDLFSGWLGTVMIVLALVASAITVLAYAFDRTLPHRYGPLIASHAGLLAGAILLELLLTALHQEHYRPAVDMLVEISYAIFVIFSAMLFFSSATGTTSINYRLLLVAVFFISSCSLVAVALTFYSERVLLMAVLSSLLVALIICAANVYTSFGRNHLGFNSSENPFEIINEGSTAKRMDQRKELTVVSTFACATQIIVWIPYSMGKYTLLSVLAWNAIIIFVVFVGLRRRSIGLCNVGQRVKLQRPGQVSISSPYADHQMPHDTQTVLPPDDEIEVENELRVV, translated from the exons ATGACACCAACCAGTACCCTGTGCGTGATTTCGCTGTGGAGTGTCAGTGTGCTGATCCTGCTGCTGGGCGGGTGTGATCGGACCGCTGCCAACTTTATCACCTACGTGGACGATTCGGGCGAAACTGTGCCGGAAGACTATGTGCTGGACACGAAGCACGGGCGCAAGAAGGTCCGCCCGCAGGACTACAACGATGCGCTCGATCGGTTGATTGCGGATGCGCTCAACCAGACGGTGCCCCGGTCGAACGAGACCTCGTCCGAGGAGCTGGGATCCAGCTCGGCCGAGCAGAGCGTTGCCTGCATCGGCAGCCGACAG CCATTGCACATCGACGCGCTGGACAGGCTGACCGTGCGCAAGTGCTGCCCGAAGGGCCAATCGTTCCACCGTCTAAGCATAACCACCTGCCACCCGATGGATGTGCACGATCACATAACCCGCTTCACGCTGCTGGCCCGCCAGCTAAACTACTACGGTCCCGGGTGTCACGAGTACGGCAAGTACCTGCGCTACAACACGTCGATCGATAAGACGTGCGTCGGACAGCG GTTGATCTTTAACGATCGTGGCACGCAGATGCTGCTGATCCAGAACGGCTCACTGCTGGTGACGCGCGGCGATCGGGTCGAGTTTTACGATGACTTCTGCGTGGAGGAGACGGGCAATATGGTGCTGGCGGCCCACATCTGTGACGCGCCGGGTGGCAGCCACGGGGACGATCTGTTCTCCGGGTGGTTGGGCACGGTGATGATAGTGCTGGCGCTGGTCGCCTCGGCCATTACCGTGCTGGCGTACGCGTTCGATCGCACCTTGCCCCACCGGTACGGGCCACTGATTGCGAGTCATGCAGGGCTGTTGGCGGGTGCCATACTGCTCGAATTGCTTCTAACGGCACTGCATCAAG AACATTACCGGCCCGCGGTTGACATGCTGGTAGAGATCTCGTACGCCATCTTCGTGATCTTCAGTGCAATGCTGTTCTTCTCCTCGGCCACCGGTACTACCAGCATCAACTATCGCCTGCTACTAGTAGCCGTATTCTTCATTTCCTCCTGCTCGCTCGTTGCTGTCGCACTGACGTTCTACTCCGAGCGGGTCCTCCTGATGGCAGTGCTGTCCAGCCTGCTCGTGGCGTTAATCATCTGCGCCGCCAACGTGTACACCTCCTTCGGGCGCAATCATCTCGGGTTTAACAGTAGCGAGAACCCGTTCGAGATTATCAACGAGGGCAGCACGGCCAAGCGCATGGATCAGCGGAAGGAACT CACGGTCGTATCGACGTTCGCTTGTGCCACCCAGATCATCGTCTGGATCCCGTACTCGATGGGCAAGTACACGCTCCTGTCCGTGCTGGCCTGGAACGCGATCATCATCTTCGTCGTGTTCGTGGGCCTCCGGCGACGTTCGATCGGGCTGTGCAACGTTGGCCAGCGGGTGAAGCTGCAGCGCCCGGGACAGGTGTCGATCAGCTCACCGTACGCCGACCATCAGATGCCGCACGATACGCAAACCGTCCTGCCGCCGGACGACGAGATTGAGGTAGAAAATGAGCTGCGCGTGGTGTAG
- the LOC120957545 gene encoding uncharacterized protein LOC120957545, which produces MMVRCAMRTFVRLCCFVLLCLVVLLDGSVATIDNATGAVRDNSLPSEVPAVVFDQSSVAVPAATELSTATIATETSPATTVATSSSSSVATGNEATQSVTTTTATVPVSTVPSTQIEPIHQLQAATSSAGDGELPANCSEFSASPIQLMYSERARIRKCCPPGRMIEPRSNFQYECVPGSRELQIDTIDAQFYGNNECIEVSEIVPELPVVWNDLCEGDPQALMYSADQGDELFVLQNGSLLVLELGSLVSVFDSYCVEMTGDSQLLAKVCEQVRIDRIGVIEFFMLFSSLLAVLALLITALSYSFVPKLKDSFGYLIAVHAGTFAIGTIFFGLARCAGRCIDPANVEVTEMFSNALLGTSVFVFFLMNVYNTMYVAYYIPNGLEYENKNKRDMYAFLAVLYCITLVPLFLFPRGGLICIVFLYFGAIVLAHFLSWHYARRLTSGIYLQISGQTKINQTRLNEINGQRHLCLIETGFALLLWVILAGLILSKSMSGNARIVAVCCIALQGLFIGVLFVAGQQRWIILRECWSNSGSVDLRAVENGVEMKTFVKPKVMVEESEDAAPT; this is translated from the exons ATGATGGTTCGTTGCGCCATGCGGACGTTTGTGCGGTTGTGctgttttgtgcttttgtgtcTGGTGGTGCTGCTCGATGGCAGCGTGGCGACGATAGATAACGCTACGGGTGCGGTTCGCGACAACTCGCTGCCGAGTGAAGTGCCTGCAGTAGTGTTTGACCAATCCAGTGTGGCCGTGCCGGCAGCTACCGAACTGTCGACAGCAACGATTGCAACAGAAACGAGCCCCGCCACCACAGTGGCgacgtcatcatcgtcatcggtcGCTACCGGTAATGAGGCCACCCAGAGCGTGACGACAACAACCGCCACTGTGCCGGTGTCTACCGTACCTTCGACGCAGATTGAGCCGATTCATCAGCTACAGGCCGCCACCTCATCGGCCGGCGATGGCGAGCTTCCTGCCAACTGTTCGGAATTTAGT GCCTCTCCCATACAGCTGATGTACAGCGAGCGGGCACGTATTCGCAAGTGCTGCCCACCGGGACGCATGATCGAACCGCGCAGCAACTTCCAGTACGAGTGCGTGCCCGGCAGCCGAGAACTCCAGATCGATACGATCGATGCCCAGTTCTACGGCAACAACGAGTGCATTGAGGTGAGTGAAATCGTACCAGAGCTGCCGGTAGTGTGGAACGATCTGTGCGAAGGCGATCCGCAGGCCCTGATGTACAGTGCCGACCAGGGCGACGAACTGTTTGTGCTGCAGAACGGATCGCTGTTGGTGCTGGAGCTGGGGTCTCTCGTTTCCGTGTTCGATAGCTACTGTGTGGAGATGACCGGAGACTCGCAGCTGTTGGCAAAGGTGTGCGAACAGGTCCGGATCGATCGTATAGGGGTGATCGAGTTCTTCATGCTGTTCAGCTCGTTGCTTGCCGTGCTCGCGCTGCTCATCACCGCACTCAGCTATTCGTTTGTGCCAAAGCTGAAAGATAGCTTTGGCTATCTTATCGCGGTCCATGCCGGCACGTTCGCTATCGGGACGATCTTTTTCGGGCTTGCGCGATGTGCGGGACGCTGTATCGATCCGGCCAATGTTG AGGTCACCGAAATGTTCTCAAACGCACTACTTGGAACCTCGGTGTTTGTCTTCTTCCTGATGAACGTTTATAACACCATGTACGTGGCGTACTACATCCCGAACGGGCTCGAGTACGAGAACAAGAACAAGCGAGACATGTATGCGTTCCTAGCCGTACTGTACTGCATCACACTAGTGCCCTTGTTCCTATTTCCCAGAG GAGGACTCATATGCATCGTGTTTCTGTACTTTGGAGCGATTGTGCTCGCACACTTCCTCTCGTGGCACTACGCGCGACGCCTCACCTCCGGCATCTACCTGCAAATCAGTGGCCAAACGAAGATAAACCAAACGCGGCTGAACGAAATCAATGGACA GAGACACCTCTGCCTGATCGAGACCGGCTTTGCTCTGTTGCTGTGGGTCATTTTGGCGGGCCTGATACTGTCGAAAAGCATGTCCGGCAATGCGCGCATCGTGGCCGTGTGCTGTATCGCGCTGCAGGGACTGTTTATCGGTGTGCTGTTTGTCGCTGGTCAGCAGCGCTGGATCATACTGCGCGAGTGCTGGAGCAACTCGGGCTCGGTCGACCTGCGGGCGGTCGAGAACGGGGTCGAGATGAAAACGTTCGTCAAGCCGAAGGTGATGGTGGAGGAAAGCGAAGATGCAGCGCCCACGTAA